From the Lathyrus oleraceus cultivar Zhongwan6 chromosome 3, CAAS_Psat_ZW6_1.0, whole genome shotgun sequence genome, the window TAACACAACCTAAAAACCTTTGTAACTAATTTTTATCTTTTAATTCGTAGGAAATTTACTAACAAATTCTAAGGACCTACTAATAAGGATGTACATGCCCTGACTAATATCAAAACCCATAAATCTTACTTTACTTTGAAATAAGTTTATTTTCTTTTTGGATAaaaccaaaccattatctttaGTTATTTCATAAAACTGATTAAGGTGTTGTAAATGTTGATTAATAGAATCTGACAAACCTAAATTATCATCTAAGTATACTATAGTAAAGTGGGAGTAATCATTAAAAATATAATTCATTATATTTTGAAATTCTGAGGGGGCATTTTTAAGCCCTAAGGGCAAAACATTTCATTCATAATGCCCAAAGGGTACTACAAAAGCGGTCTTATATTTATCAATTTCTTCTAATTGAATTTGATAATATCCAGATTTAAGGTCaaatttaaaaaatatacttttatGGTGTAATATGTTAATTAAATCTTTTTATTAGGTATATGATACATAATACATTGTAAAGTCTTATTTAAAGGTTTATAGTTTATTACTAATCATGGACTACCTCTTTCTAATTCAGCAGCATTAACAACATAAAATGCATAGTAGCTTCAGGGAGACTTACTCGACCTAATAAAACTTTTTCCTAAATAATCTTGTATTTATTTTTTACAATAATCTAAATGCTGTTTATTGATCTCTATAAGTCTGACTTTAGTCAGAATATCTTTTCTTTAAAGTCAGACTCATAAGACAAATAAACAATGTGTATCTTCCTTTTCCATAAGGCATTAGGTCGTTCTGAACAAAGATCTTTAGTAAATTTATTTTGcataattttaattttttttcttgaACACAGGAAGACTataattattcttttaaattttatttctttttttatgaaattaatctgttttcttttattattaataagaTTAATAAAAGATATATCATTACTCTGGACAGAGTTAAGATCTCTAATCTTAGATTGGTCTAAAAATTCAAATTTAACTTCACAACCTAAAGTATTAGTAGTTATAGCTAGGTTATCAACGATAAAAAGATAGAGTAAAGTTAGGAAAAGGGTTCCTAGAATAATAGTCTCTTGAATATTTCTAACTaaaaaaaaataagttttataacaaatttgatatttacaGATCTTAGCCTTGGATAGTTTATAAGACACATGTAATCTTTTATCATTGGCTCCTCGTAAGAATTCTTTGGTTTTTTCGTAATATTGGATTTGGATTAACCCCTCTTGAATGCAGTTTAAATTTTTCCTGAGTTTATTAAAGCAACTAGTTCAGAAAATTTATCTTTACTAATGAGATTTATTTTACTATACCATTTGTGAGATATAAACTATTCTATTTTATTAGTATAGGGATCTTCATCGACTGAAACAATAATTTCTTCATAAGTTTCCTCATATTTTTTACTAGAAGAAGCTAACATACGTTGATTTTGAATAATCATATGACCTTGTAATTCTAAAATTTTATGTTCTATCTCATCATCCCGGATTTTTAGAGtttgaatttcattttttaaaCTCTTGATTTCTTATTGTAAGTCATTAGGATCATGATCAAATGACATCAAGGTGTCAAACTTTATATTATGACACATTCGATAACTCTTTACCACTTATATATAGCAAAACTTTTTGTTGTATTAAAAGCTATTATTATATAAATTATAttgataaaattttaaatcaatcGAAAATCATTTGACATGTCAACGAGAAGCATAAAAGTTAACGTCTTATAAAACTTCATCAAAACCGTTAATTTTGATCTTTCTCTTTAACCTGTCAAATAATTTCTGGTTGATGTTAAATTTTATATACATGATCTACATGATAATAAATTTGAATCTAACGGTGAATTTTTTTATATGAATAAGCGGTAAAGAATTATCGGGGATATCATAATATTAAGTTTGACACATTGGTATCATTTGATTCCAACCGGCAACATTGAATAACATGGAAGTTAGTGGTTTCATTTAATCCATCAAGCGGTTATGTATCTAAGAGCTAATATAAACTCTTTTATCATAGTTTCAACATGGCATAAATCCATTGTTAATCTCAAACTTCATGGACCACTAAATGAAACTTTTGGCTAAAGTGTGTTAAGCTTTGAAAGCCTAGTTTATAGAGAGATAAAAATGACAAATTACATATTTTAACAAATACACAATGTATATATACGACAGTTCTAATTAGGGATGTCAACTTGCCTCCATTAGTGGGGATCTCGCGATAAGTTTTCTATTTGGGGCTCCAGAGATAGGAAATTTCCCCCACGGGAACATGGATGGAGAAAAAAGTCCACCCGAAAGTACTTCAGGGACGAGGACAACAAACATACCCCCTGTCCTGTGAATTCCCCGCCTTCACTTACGAGGACATCTAAAGTTTGTTACCGCTGGGTTCTCGACCATTCAGAAGCTTAAAAGATTTAATATAGAAACAAGCCATCTAATTACTTCGCTATAAACCCAAGCACTTAATCCTAGTCGCCCAAACATCACATGTCGTTAGATTTTATCGAACAACTCTTCGTATTACAAACTGGATTAGACGGGGGTGGTTTTTATCGTATGTCATATATAAACCCTATTATGCGTTGTTTGTGGATATTATCTCACTCTCACTATTAAACTATATCTCTATGACTTCAATAATTTGGGTGTTGGAGTACTAACCTTATAGGTCCATCCCACTTTGTTGTGCTTAAACCTCTTGTCGCCGCACTAGAAGAGCTCTTTCTCCCAACACCTATTTTTGCTCATTCCATCATGAAACAAAGTTGAAgattaacaataatattaaagACAAATTGAAGATAGAAAACAAGTTAGAGATCAATCTAGCAAGAAATCACATTTTCCATAGAAAAAGTAGCACATTAAGTCAAGATTTAACTATGTCAAAGATCTGGTGAATAAAGAGAAACTAATAGCGAAATATTGTCCTACTCAATATCAATTAACAAATTTATTCACTAAAGTTGTCAAAAGATACTAATTTCTAAAACTTAGGAGAGAAAATAAAACGATCACTTTTAATTAGTTTAAGATTAAGAAAAAGTATTGAACATTATAATctttaaaataattaaaacatcTTGAGTAGTTTGACTAACCAGCTTTGTTAGTATTTGTTAGTTTGTTAGTGTAACCCCCCtgtttttattaaattattttagTTAGGTTATTTGTGATCTCTTTGTGATTTATAtgtgttttatttaattattgtgTGTGAATAGATAAATAAGTGTGACAGGTGTGTGTGGTCGTGAGGGGAGAGTGTAGAGAGTGATTAGAAGTTGGTAGATTGTATTTAGAATTATTTTACTAATTAAAATAATGCTCTAGTTTTATTATTTAGATAAAATAATGAGATAAAGGGAAAATAGGAATTTGTAGAGATATTGAGGACAAAGTGGGAATTAAGAAAAAAGGTGAGGGTGAAGTAGGAATATCTTAATGAGGGAATTaagtttttatttgaaaaatagAGTTAAGAGGAAATAATTTTATCAGTACGTAAAAAAGAGTGAAAAGAGGCAAGAAGAGAGAAAGAGCTAGGGAAAAGAGAAGAACAAGAGGAGAGTTAAAGCTTTGGAAGAGGAGACCATAAATATTGCTTGTTTTTTCTGGAATCATAAGGTAAGGGGGGAATAACCTTTATAAAGGGTATATGCACGTGGAGTAGGGTAGAGGAGTCTTTAACCTCCAATAGAGTTTGTTTATCCATTAACTCCTGATGAATATATGATAATGAACATGTTGTTATATGCATTGATTTGAATTGCAATGGTATGTTATTGTTATAAGGTTGTGTTCTTAAGTTTTTAATGTGAAATTGGGTGTTTCTATGTATTAAATTAAGTGATTAATTCATGAGAAAATTGATATGTTTATGTCCATTAGAGAAGGATAGATGTATTGGTGCTATTAGAATGTAAAATTGATGTAATTTAGAATGTTATAATTGGGACTGGTTTAGAGGATTAGAGATTGGATATGGAGAGGATGGTCGTAATAGAGAAAACATAGATTACAGAAAAAACTTCACAGACCAATCTTTTGGCTATAGTAACCAATCTATTGGTTCGCCTTGAAAAACTAAAATTTGTATTGAATCAATCTATTGGATCGCTTTGAAAAACTAGAACTTTTATTGGATCAATCTATTGGCTATAGTAACCAGTCTATTGGTTCGCTTTGAAAAACTAGAATTTGTATTGGATCAATCTATTGGCTACGGTAAACAGTCTATTAGATCTTTGAGAAAATTGAAAGAATATAACACAAAGGTTTGGACCAATCGATTTATCCTTGAAGCAATCGATTGGTTATTTGGAAAATAGGAAAATTTTGCCACATGAACATAGACCAATCGATTAGCCTCATGGAAGCAATCGATTGACTCTCACTTTTTTGTGGAAAATTTCGTAACGGCAGCCAGGACGAATAGATTGGTCAGCGGTAGCAATAAGTTTGTTCATCGGttgttttgatcataacttttaatTCGTAAGCCCAAACGAGATGTGATTTAAAGCGTGGGAAAGCTAACATGATTTACCATCAAATGGAATTCGTTTAAGGGGATTAATGTGTCTTGATGACATGAATAATTGATGATAGTTGTGTGTATTTGTTGATGTTATATTctgatgatgttatgatgtttgAGAATATTAATTATAATTAGTTAATGATGTAAATGTTAAATATTGATGATGTTGTAAGTTGTGATAAGTATGTGCTATTGCATGAGCATGATCGTTGATGATTTTGTTATGATGTTAATGATTATTATGATGTTATTGTGTATGAATATTGATGATGATTATGATATTGTTGTGTATAATGTAGATGTTGATTATGATGTTGTTGtgtatgatgttaatgatgatTATGATGTTGTTATGTTATTATATTGAGAATAGTATTGATGTTTTTAATCTGATTGGGGAATAATAGTTTGAGTAGGGAGGAATATTATTGTTGGGTAAATGCTTGCTTTATTTACTGTTGGAAGGGGACTTTGAACATTATGTTGTTGTTCTATTGACGTGTTTTGACATGCATTCATGATGTCGTTGTTGTTGATGAAAGAGATAAGTTGCAATTCGAGCAGGGTGGGTTGGTGGGTTGTCCTGAATCCGTGTAGGGTAAATTTAGGGTTCGAGTATGGTGAACCGGTTTGCTCAGGAACCTTTTGATGATATAATAACATATTCATATGCATCGAGTTGATCGTCGACTTGCATTCCATAAATGAGTTGCATTTATGATGTTGCTTTATGTGTGATTGCTGAGATTTGGCGTGCAAATGTGTTCGTGAGATGTTGTGATGTGATTGTTGTAGAATATGTATATGTGTTGATACTCCACCTTGCAGTATGTACCACTTACTTTATTAATGTGATTTCTCACCCCCTTTGTTATTATTGTGGTCTGTGCTCCTCTTCGGAGTACAAATAAGCAGGAAACTGAGTAGTTGCTTCAAGTGGAAGGATGGCACGAGGCTgttattctttccttttgtttttgCATTCTTAGAATTATGTTGCTCTCATTTGTAACATTGGGTGGGTGAACGTTATTTTTCGTTGTTTATGTTTTGTTAATGAGAGTTAGATGATATACTCTCAATGTTTTCATGCTTATGTTGATTTATGAATATTTTTATTGCACTGTTTGATTTTAGGAAAGGTACTTTATGAGATTGAAATTATTTGAGTAGCATTCTTATTTGATAATTCCTCTATGATGATAtcctaagtgaaggtgagcatgtgATGACAGGTGTTGGACgttttaatttttaaattataatTGTTTTAGAACATATGCGTATGATGTCGAGTAACATCCTAAGTGCAAATGTTTGTTTTCTATATGCTTGATTTTATAATAATAAGCGCGGGGTTTTAGAGTGTTACATAATGGTATCATAGAAGGTTGGTTCGTCCGGTCAGGTTTTGCATGATGTTTGTTCCCTTGTATGCGATAAGTGTATGTGAACACTGTTGACACTTTGTTtcttttgatgtttgtttgttaGAATCACAAGAGTTATGGCTCTAGGAGGAACGATGATGCGATTGTTGAAGCTTTGGAGTCGTTGGCTCTAGCAATGGCTTACAATCAGCAGAACAATCAGAATGCTAGAAAGAATGATGAGTTATGTGCTTTGGGGAAGTTTCAGAGAAATAACCCGACGACTTTCAAGGGACGACATGATCCTGATGGTGTGTAAGCATGGCTCAGAGGGTCGAGAAATTATTTTGAGTAATGGCTTGTACTGAGGTTCAGAAGGTACAGTTCAGAACTCACATGCTAAAAGAAGAGGCTAAGGACTGGTTGAATAATGCATGCAAGAGGATGGAAATTGTGGGCACATAGATCACTTGGGTTGTGTTCAGAGCTACATTTTTAGAGAAGTACTTTCCTAAAGATGTGGGTGGTAAGAAGGTGATTGATTTCCTTGAGTTAAAATAAGGGAATTTAATTGTTGTTAATTATGCTGCCAAGTTTGAGGAAGTAGTGAAGTTTTTTCCGCGTTATAATAATCTGGCAGCTGAAGTGTCTAAGTGCATTAAGTTAGAAAACGGATTGCGTCCGGAGATTAAGTAGGGTATTGGGTATCAAGAGGTCCTCCAGTTTCTTGTGCTAGTAAATAAGTGCAAATTGTTTTATGAAGATAGCAAAGCCAAATCTTCTTATTATAAGAATCTTAGTGAGAAGAAAGGGAAGGGAAAATTTAGAGGAAAGTCGTATGTAACTCCTACATACAAAGTAAAATAAGAAGCTACAAGTAAGGAGAAGCCGAGTGGGGGAGGAGATCCTACTTCGGTCCAGTGCTACAGGTGTGGTGTTATTGGTCATCATGCCAATGAGTGCTCtagtgctgagaagaagtgttacAAATGCGGGAAGGAAAGACATCTTATTTTTACTGTAAGATTAATGTTATGACTTACTACAATTGTGGGGAGCAAGGCCATATCAGTACTAATTGTCAAAAATCTAAGAAGGCTAAGTTCGGAGGAAAGGTTTTTACTTTGTCTGGTCCAAAGACTACCATTGAGGACTGATTGATTAGAGGTACATGTTTCATTAGTAGTATTTCCTTGACTGATATTAATGATTTGGGAGCCTGAGGGCCAGATTAGGGGGTCGTATCCGGCTTTGTTGCTTAAGAAAATTTCGAGGGCGGAAATTatttaagtgggggagagttgtaagttgtaacaccccattttttattgaattattttaGTTAAGTTATTTGTGAATTCTTTGTGATTttatatatgttttatttaattattgtgTGTGAATAGATAAATAAGTGTAACAAGGGGTGTGACCGTGAGGGGAGAGTGTAGAGAGTGATTAGAAGTTGGTagattttatttaaaattatttacTAATTAAAATAATGCTCTAGTTTTATTATTTAGGTAGAATAATGAGATAAAGGAAAAATAGGAGTTTGTAGAGATATTGAGGACAAGGTGAAAATTAAGGCAAAATGTGAGGGTAAGGTAGGAATATCCTAACGAAGAATTaggtttttattttaaaaatagaTTTAAGAGGAATGAGTTTTATCAGTATGTAAAAAAAGTGAAAAGAGGCAAAGAGGCAAGAAGAGAGAAAGAGTTAAGGCAAAGAGAAGAATAAGAGGAGAGTTAGAGTTTTGGGAGAGGAGACCATATAGATTACTTGCTTTTCTTAAAATCATAAGGTAAGGGAGGACAATAACCTTAATAAAAGGTATATGCATGAGGGGTAGAGTAGAGAAGTCTTTAACCTACAATAGGGTTTATTTATCCATTGGTTCTTGATGAATATATGATGATGAATCTGTTGTTATATGCATTGATTTGAATTGCAATGGTATGTTGTTTTTATAAGGTTGTGTTCTTAAGTTTTGATGTGAAATTGAGTGTTTCTAGGTATGAAATTAAGTGATTAATTCATGAGAAAGTTGATATGTTTATGTCCATTAGAGAAGGATATATGTATTGGTGTTGTTAGAATGTAAAATTGGTGTAATTTAAAATGTTACAATTTTGATTGGTTTAAAGGATTAGATGTTGGATATGGAGAGGATGATCATAATAGAGAAAATAATGATTACTGGAAAAACTTCACATACCAATTTATTGGCTATCGTAACCAATCTATTGGTTCACTTTGAAAAACTAGAATTTGTAATGGATCAATCTATTACCTACAACAACCAATCTATTGGTTTGCTTTGAAAAACTAAAATTTGTATTGAATCAATCTATTGtctctttcaaaaaattgaaagaatATAACACAAAAGCTtggatcaatcgattgatccttGAAGCAATCAATTGGTTATTTGGGAATTTTGGTAAAATTTTGTACAAGAATAGAGACCAATCAATTGGTCTCATGAGAGCAATCGATTGGCTCTCACTTTTTTATGGAAAATTTTGTAACAACAGCCAGGACCAATAGATTGGTCAACGACAACAATATATTGGTTTGCCGGTTATTTTTATTATAACTTTTAATCCGTAAGCCCAAACGAGATGTGGTTTGAAGCGTTGGAAAGCTAATGCGATTTACCATTTGGTGAAACTAGTTTCAGGGGATGAATGTATCGTAATGACATGATTAATTGATGATAATTGTGTGTATTTGTTGATGTTATATTGTGATGATTTTATGATGTTTAAGAATATAAATTATGATTAGTTAACGATGTAAATGTTAAATATTGATGATGTTGTAAGTTATGTTAATCATGTGTTGTTGTGTGAGCATGATAGTTGATGATGTTATTATGATGTTGTTGTGTATGAatattgatgatgatgattatgatgtTGTTGTGTATAATGTTGATAATGATTATGATGTTTttgtgtatgatgttgatgatgattataatgttattatgttatgatgttaagaATAATATTGATGTTTTTGATGTGATTGGTGAATAATAGCTCGAGTGAAAATGACTATTATTGTTGGGTCAATGCAAGCTTTGCTTATTATCGGAAGGGGACTTTAAACATTCTATTATTGTTGCATTGCGTGTTTTGCCATGAATTCGTGATTTCATTGTTGTTGATGAAAGATGCAAGTTGCAATCCGAACAGGGTGGATTGGTGACTTGTCCTGAATCCGAGCAGGGTGGATTTAGGGTTCGATTAGGGTGAACCCAGTTTGCTAAGGAACCTTTTTATGatatggtaccacatgcatatgcaTCGAGTTGCATCGTCGAGTTACATTACATAAATGAGTTATATGCATGATTTTGCTTTGTGTGTGATTGTTGAGATTTGACGTGTGAATATGTACGTGAAATATTATGATGCAGTTGTTGTAGAATATATGTATGTGTTGATACTCTACCTTGTAATATGTATCACTTACTTTATTAATGTGATTTCTCACCCCCTTTATTATTGTTGTCGTTTGTGCTCCTCGTCGAAGTACAGACAAGCAGGTAACTGAGTAGCTGCTTATAATGGAAGGATGGTGCAAGGCTGTTCttctttccttttgtttttgCGTTCTTAGAATTTCGTTGTTCTAATGTGTAGCACTGGGCAGACGAATGTTATTTTTTCGTTGTTTATGTTTTGTTAGTGAGAGTTAGATGATATACTCTCAATATTTTCATGCTTATGTTGATTTAAGAATATTTTTATTGCATTGTTTGATTTTATGAAAAGTAATTTATGATATTGAAATGATATGAGTATCCTGCTTATTTGATAATTCCGTTGCGATGATATCCTAAGTGAAGATGAGCATGCGATGACAGATGTTGAaagttttaattttaaaattatagAGCAGGTGTGTTTGATGTCGAGTAACATGATAAATGCAAATATGTTTCTATATGCTTGAGTTCATAATAATAAACGCGGGATTTTATAGTGTTACAGTTAGTCTGAATTGGTTAGGAGTTTGTTAATTTTAACTAGCTTGTAAGACAATCACTAATTTACTTATTTAAAAAAGATTATTTGTGCTATAAAATCATTCGTCATTTTGTATTAGCATGAATCATTTGAATACAAACTATTCCACAATCTCTCTTTCACTAATTGTTTGAGTAACAAGACAATTAGATAGATTAATTTTTTCTTTTATATAAAGTTGTAATAACTACGAAAAATTTACACATACAATCCTAAATATTAAGGTTCGAACTTTGCTAATAATGTTTAACGTAGTAATATTGATTTTTTAAGTGTCCAAGTAGAATTTATAAATAGATTGGTTTTAGTCCAACATAACTTATGTTTGATATCACactaatttttaaaaaaaatacatgATACTATCTCCATCTTATAATTAATGTCCTATTTGCACACACAAAAATATTTTAAACTAGTTACATTTATGTTGTGCTCACAAGCCCGCTATTTCCATCTTATTTCTTCGCATTTTTTAACAAGacaaattaaaattttaaatccgcACATTTAATAATATTTGCctcatttcattttatttttttctagACTTTTTGTAAGACGGATTTATGTCCGATTGCCACCTCTTGAATTAACATAGAGCGGCATCACCGAACATGATCCGACTTGATTAGTGGTTTCATTTTATCCATGAAGTGGttatgttattttattttatttagtcaAGCGGTTGTAAGAGCTAATATATCCCCTCGTATCATACTTGCCACGTGGCACAAATCCATTGCTGATCTCAAATTTCATGGCCCACTAAATGAAGCTTTTGGCTAAACTGTGTTAACCTTTGAAAGCCTAATTTCATAGAAAGATGAGAATGACAAACACATATTCTCACAATGGCAGGAACTGCTTTCTACACCTCCTGGTAACTCCTCTTCTCCTCTTCTATTTTTCCATAACATGTTCATTTGTTAGAACATTAACATTAAAATTTATGTTATTAATGTTGTTTTGAATATAATTGTGAGTGATTAAGGTTGTGTTTTCAGCAACTTAGGGAGATGTTGTTTGCTATTAAAAACTCACAATACAAGAACCCTAGCAGGGAAAAAACTACCTCAATGTCAAATGAGAAGGAACTTTACAATAAAAGCAGAAGTGGAATTTGTAACAGCTGATGAAGCTAAGGAACTTGTAGCAGTAAATGGGTTTAATGTTCTTGATGTTAGGGACAAAAATCAGTTTGAGAGAGCTCACATTAAAACATGTTATCATGTCCCTCTTTTTGTTGAAAATACAGACAATGATCCCGGTATGAATTTCTACAGTTTCAAGGACTAAAACATTGTTTCACTTGTTTTTTTAATACTTCACTGTGTTTATTTTCTTTAGGTACAATCTTGTTAAGGACTGTCCACAATAATTTTTCTGGGTTGTTCTTTGGGATACCGTTCACTAGGCCTAATCCTGATTTCGTAAAATCTGTGAAAAGTCAGTTATCGCCTGAAAGTAAACTCTTGATTGTATGTCAGGAAGGATTGAGGTATGCTTTCTTACCCTATTTAGTTTGGTTATAATGATCTGTAACTTCTGTAAGCGTTCACTGAGTCTTGAGGCTTG encodes:
- the LOC127126252 gene encoding rhodanese-like domain-containing protein 9, chloroplastic, with amino-acid sequence MAGTAFYTSCNLGRCCLLLKTHNTRTLAGKKLPQCQMRRNFTIKAEVEFVTADEAKELVAVNGFNVLDVRDKNQFERAHIKTCYHVPLFVENTDNDPGTILLRTVHNNFSGLFFGIPFTRPNPDFVKSVKSQLSPESKLLIVCQEGLRSAAAANKLEEAGFQNVACITSGLQTVKPGTFESVGSTELQNAGKAGLVQIQGKISAVLGTVLICAYLFITFFPDQAEKLLKLAPGS